Proteins found in one Amphiprion ocellaris isolate individual 3 ecotype Okinawa chromosome 22, ASM2253959v1, whole genome shotgun sequence genomic segment:
- the cidea gene encoding cell death activator CIDE-A, with product MAPLSIQSGVKYAKTLLPEALMRSVSSVQTSISRHILPSAHCRCFKVCSSSRKRRRGLAAASLNELLEQAARVFMLSCHFLSLVLEEDGTPVDSEEFFQSLPNNTPLMVLEKGEVWTQNKVFPSFRQTKRKGLARLSFELYKLHPKDFLCCLSIRATLYEMYTLSYDFRCSRIKHVLKSVLRCITFVTRLSGQLLLCTSSSLLQFTGNDDS from the exons ATGGCTCCTCTGTCCATCCAGTCTGGGGTGAAATATGCCAAAACTCTGCTGCCGGAGGCTCTGATGAG GTCCGTGTCGTCGGTCCAGACCAGCATCTCTCGCCACATCCTGCCGTCAGCTCACTGTCGCTGCTTTAAGGTGTGCAGCTCCAGCCGGAAGCGGCGTCGAGGCCTGGCGGCGGCGTCCCTGAACGAGCTGCTGGAGCAG GCGGCCAGAGTGTTCATGCTGTCCTGCCACTTCCTGAGTCTGGTGCTGGAGGAGGACGGGACGCCGGTGGACTCGGAGGAGTTCTTCCAGTCGCTGCCCAACAACACGCCGCTGATGGTGCTGGAGAAGGGCGAGGTGTGGACGCAGAACAAG GTCTTCCCCAGCTTCCGTCAGACCAAGAGGAAGGGACTCGCCAGGCTGAGCTTTGAGCTCTACAAGCTGCACCCGAAGGACTTCCTGTGTTGCCTCTCCATCAGGGCCACGCTGTACGAGATGTACACACTGAGCTACGACTTCAGGTGCAGCCGCATCAAACACGTCCTCAA gtcaGTGCTGCGCTGCATCACCTTTGTGACCAGACTGAGTGGACAGTTGCTGCTCTGCACGTCTTCGTCTTTACTGCAGTTCACTGGCAACGACGACAGCtag